In a genomic window of Curtobacterium sp. MCBD17_035:
- a CDS encoding ATP-dependent DNA ligase, whose protein sequence is MGRMIYNSSYTVDFEDRLLAHLQIVIATKLRRGESFMFSWKDDRDVGNGRTAIWLDRTVPLVIRYSGSRPPTINREWVEALAQAAGSPGGLRIVPEPSEGTPA, encoded by the coding sequence ATGGGCAGGATGATCTACAACAGCTCGTACACCGTGGACTTCGAGGACCGCCTGCTCGCGCACCTGCAGATCGTGATCGCGACGAAGCTGCGCCGCGGCGAGTCGTTCATGTTCTCCTGGAAGGACGACCGCGACGTCGGGAACGGTCGGACCGCGATCTGGCTCGACCGGACCGTGCCCCTCGTCATCCGCTACTCGGGCAGTCGCCCGCCGACCATCAACCGCGAGTGGGTCGAGGCGTTGGCCCAGGCAGCCGGGTCACCCGGCGGACTGCGCATCGTCCCCGAGCCCTCGGAAGGGACCCCGGCATGA
- the tig gene encoding trigger factor, with translation MVTSTVDKLSPTRVKLTVNVTPDELKPSIDHAYKHIAEQINIPGFRKGKVPPAIVDQRVGRPEILNHAVGDAIDTFYRQAVEENELRVLGRAEADIAELPSVKDFSGDLVLTFEVDVRPEFDLPDYEGLELTVDAVDVTDDEIEEELQNLRTRFGTLVTVDRPATAGDFAQLDLTATIGDEEVDSATGVSYEIGSGDLIEGIDDALETLTAGESTTFESKLLGGDHEGETAQIAVTLTAVKERELPEADDEFAQIASQFDTIDELKADLKEQIAKSKTFGQGAAARDQLVEKLLDSVEIPISQQLIDDEVHRHLEQENRLEDDEHRAEVAESSEKAFKSQLLLDAVAEQEQVQVSQEELTQYLIQAAAQYGMEPGEFIKVIDQNGQIPGMVGEVARSKAIATVLAKAKVVDTNGNPVDLSAFTAGVAQEPATDDEADAE, from the coding sequence TTGGTCACCAGCACCGTCGACAAGTTGAGCCCCACCCGGGTCAAGCTCACCGTGAACGTGACGCCGGACGAGCTCAAGCCGAGCATCGACCACGCGTACAAGCACATCGCCGAGCAGATCAACATCCCCGGCTTCCGGAAGGGCAAGGTGCCGCCGGCCATCGTCGACCAGCGCGTCGGCCGCCCGGAGATCCTGAACCACGCCGTCGGGGACGCCATCGACACCTTCTACCGCCAGGCGGTCGAGGAGAACGAGCTCCGCGTGCTCGGTCGCGCCGAGGCCGACATCGCCGAGCTCCCGAGCGTCAAGGACTTCTCCGGCGACCTCGTCCTCACGTTCGAGGTCGACGTCCGTCCCGAGTTCGACCTCCCCGACTACGAGGGCCTCGAGCTCACGGTCGACGCGGTCGACGTCACCGACGACGAGATCGAGGAGGAGCTCCAGAACCTCCGCACGCGCTTCGGCACGCTCGTCACGGTCGACCGCCCCGCCACCGCGGGCGACTTCGCCCAGCTCGACCTCACCGCGACCATCGGCGACGAAGAAGTCGACTCGGCCACGGGCGTCTCGTACGAGATCGGCTCCGGCGACCTCATCGAGGGCATCGACGACGCCCTCGAGACCCTGACCGCAGGCGAGTCCACCACCTTCGAGTCGAAGCTCCTCGGTGGCGACCACGAGGGCGAGACCGCCCAGATCGCCGTGACGCTCACGGCCGTCAAGGAGCGCGAGCTGCCCGAGGCCGACGACGAGTTCGCCCAGATCGCGAGCCAGTTCGACACGATCGACGAGCTCAAGGCGGACCTCAAGGAGCAGATCGCCAAGTCGAAGACCTTCGGCCAGGGCGCCGCGGCCCGCGACCAGCTCGTCGAGAAGCTCCTCGACAGCGTCGAGATCCCGATCTCGCAGCAGCTCATCGACGACGAGGTCCACCGTCACCTCGAGCAGGAGAACCGCCTCGAGGACGACGAGCACCGCGCCGAGGTCGCCGAGTCCAGCGAGAAGGCGTTCAAGTCGCAGCTGCTCCTCGACGCGGTCGCCGAGCAGGAGCAGGTCCAGGTCAGCCAGGAGGAGCTGACCCAGTACCTGATCCAGGCCGCCGCGCAGTACGGCATGGAGCCGGGCGAGTTCATCAAGGTGATCGACCAGAACGGCCAGATCCCGGGCATGGTCGGCGAGGTCGCCCGTTCCAAGGCGATCGCGACCGTGCTCGCCAAGGCGAAGGTCGTCGACACGAACGGCAACCCGGTCGACCTGTCCGCGTTCACCGCGGGCGTCGCGCAGGAGCCGGCGACGGACGACGAGGCCGACGCCGAGTGA